From the Verrucomicrobiia bacterium genome, one window contains:
- the urtD gene encoding urea ABC transporter ATP-binding protein UrtD gives MSAQRKEFILMLEGVNKTFDGFKAISELNFYMDAGELRVIIGPNGAGKSTMLDLISGRTRPDSGKIEFGRDTDLTRLNEYQINRLGIGRKFQTPSVYVEHTVFENILLSLPSKRSVWEALFSRVTPAQRERIQQVLETVGLADRQHWRAGALAHGQKQWLEIGMLLAQDPRLLLVDEPTAGMSDDETVRTGELLVNLAAHHSLIVIEHDMAFVRQIARKVTVLHQGSVLCEGSVEEVQNDERVIEVYLGRKHEPKRQL, from the coding sequence ATGAGCGCGCAGCGCAAAGAGTTCATCCTGATGCTCGAAGGCGTGAACAAAACCTTTGACGGGTTCAAGGCCATTTCCGAATTGAACTTTTACATGGATGCCGGCGAGCTGCGCGTCATCATCGGCCCAAACGGCGCCGGCAAAAGCACCATGCTCGATTTGATCTCTGGCCGCACACGGCCCGATTCGGGCAAAATCGAATTTGGCAGGGACACCGACCTGACGCGGCTCAATGAATATCAGATCAACCGGTTGGGGATCGGGCGCAAATTTCAAACCCCGTCGGTTTATGTCGAGCACACGGTGTTTGAAAACATCCTGCTGTCGCTCCCGAGCAAGCGGAGCGTTTGGGAGGCGCTGTTCTCAAGGGTCACCCCGGCTCAGCGTGAACGCATCCAACAGGTCCTCGAAACGGTAGGTCTGGCTGACCGCCAGCACTGGCGGGCCGGAGCATTGGCCCATGGCCAAAAGCAATGGCTCGAAATTGGCATGCTCCTGGCCCAGGACCCCAGGCTGCTGCTGGTCGATGAACCGACGGCCGGGATGAGCGATGACGAAACGGTCCGCACGGGCGAACTGCTGGTCAACCTGGCCGCCCACCATAGCCTCATCGTCATCGAGCATGACATGGCATTCGTCCGCCAAATCGCCCGAAAGGTCACGGTGCTCCACCAGGGCTCCGTTCTTTGCGAAGGCTCGGTCGAGGAGGTGCAAAACGACGAAAGGGTCATCGAGGTTTACCTGGGCCGCAAACACGAGCCGAAACGCCAACTGTGA
- the urtC gene encoding urea ABC transporter permease subunit UrtC: MWGTASKSSKCALAIAAIVLIIVLPALNAFTSAGSFLHVSDFSINLYGKYLCYAVLAISVDVLWGYTGLLSLGQALFFTLGGYMMGMHLMRMIGDLGQYHQPIPDFLVFLGWHNLPPFWRPFGSFAFALLMVVVVPGLLALIFGYLAFRSRIRGVYFSILTQALTYAACLLFFRNSLLMGGNNGFTDFKFLLGHDLREPATQRGLYIATALLLALVYIGCRWLSQTRFGLVQQAIRDREDRVLFSGYAAANYKLFVFVLCAVIGALGGMLYVPQVGIINPSEMAPDKSLEAVVWVAVGGRGTLIGPILGAIGVNALKSWTTRAFPDMWLLILGALFVFVTVFMPKGIVGLPGQLKSLRRHFRGKLEPTPQPAPAAKPSETLVKSE; the protein is encoded by the coding sequence ATGTGGGGCACCGCCAGCAAATCATCAAAATGTGCCCTGGCTATCGCGGCCATCGTCTTAATCATTGTGCTGCCGGCCCTCAATGCTTTCACATCCGCCGGCAGCTTTTTGCATGTCAGCGATTTCAGCATCAACCTTTACGGCAAGTACCTTTGTTACGCCGTCCTGGCTATCAGCGTCGATGTCCTTTGGGGTTATACCGGTTTGCTGAGCCTGGGCCAGGCCCTTTTCTTCACCTTGGGCGGCTACATGATGGGCATGCACCTCATGCGCATGATCGGCGACCTCGGGCAGTACCATCAGCCTATCCCCGATTTTCTCGTCTTTTTGGGCTGGCATAATTTGCCCCCTTTCTGGCGGCCCTTCGGGAGCTTTGCTTTCGCCCTGCTGATGGTCGTGGTGGTGCCGGGTCTGCTGGCCCTGATTTTCGGCTATCTCGCCTTTCGTTCCCGCATTCGTGGCGTTTACTTCTCCATTTTGACCCAGGCCCTCACCTACGCCGCCTGTTTGCTGTTTTTCCGCAATAGCCTCTTGATGGGCGGGAACAATGGGTTTACTGATTTCAAATTCCTCCTTGGCCACGATCTACGCGAGCCGGCCACTCAGCGGGGCCTTTATATCGCCACGGCCCTTCTATTGGCGCTGGTTTATATTGGATGCCGCTGGTTGAGCCAAACCCGATTCGGCCTGGTCCAGCAGGCCATTCGTGACCGGGAAGACCGTGTGTTGTTCAGTGGGTACGCCGCTGCCAACTACAAGCTGTTTGTATTCGTTCTTTGCGCAGTCATTGGCGCGCTCGGGGGCATGCTGTACGTCCCCCAGGTCGGCATTATCAATCCCAGCGAGATGGCCCCTGATAAATCGCTCGAAGCGGTTGTCTGGGTCGCCGTCGGTGGGCGCGGCACATTGATTGGTCCCATCCTGGGTGCGATTGGTGTCAATGCCCTCAAGAGCTGGACCACCCGCGCCTTCCCGGATATGTGGCTGCTGATCCTGGGCGCTCTGTTTGTTTTCGTGACCGTTTTCATGCCCAAAGGAATCGTTGGCCTGCCCGGACAGTTGAAATCGCTCCGCCGCCATTTTCGTGGCAAGCTTGAACCCACCCCGCAACCAGCACCTGCGGCCAAGCCCAGCGAAACCCTCGTCAAAAGCGAATGA
- the urtE gene encoding urea ABC transporter ATP-binding subunit UrtE has protein sequence MNAAPDILTLSQLNAAYEGSQILRNVSLSIPQGQVVCLMGRNGVGKTTTLKCVTGLLKPMSGNIRLGDRLLNGLRPDERARQGLGYVPQGRDIFPNLTVWENLRISLVAHGATANGQVHRILELFPILKTMLKRKGGVLSGGQQQQLAIARALLTAPKVLLLDEPTEGIQPNIIDHIGETLLKIKKEGQMSILLVEQYLDFCLSVADYFYVMDRGAIAAEGAIADLNQNLVKQYLTV, from the coding sequence GTGAATGCCGCGCCGGACATCCTCACGCTCTCCCAGCTCAACGCTGCCTATGAAGGGTCACAAATCCTGCGTAATGTTTCGCTGTCCATTCCGCAAGGCCAGGTCGTTTGCTTGATGGGTCGCAATGGCGTTGGCAAAACCACCACCCTCAAATGCGTGACTGGCCTGCTCAAACCAATGAGCGGCAATATCCGTTTGGGCGACCGGCTGCTCAACGGCTTGCGCCCCGACGAACGCGCCCGCCAAGGGCTTGGATACGTGCCGCAAGGCCGCGATATTTTTCCGAACCTGACGGTGTGGGAAAACCTGCGGATTAGCCTCGTGGCGCACGGCGCAACGGCCAACGGCCAGGTGCACCGGATCCTCGAACTTTTCCCGATTCTTAAGACCATGCTCAAACGAAAGGGCGGGGTCCTCAGCGGCGGACAGCAGCAACAGTTGGCTATCGCGCGCGCCTTGCTGACCGCCCCAAAGGTGCTGCTACTGGATGAACCGACCGAAGGCATCCAGCCCAACATAATCGACCACATAGGTGAGACGCTGCTGAAGATTAAAAAGGAAGGTCAAATGAGCATCCTTTTGGTCGAGCAGTACCTGGATTTTTGCCTCAGCGTCGCCGATTACTTTTATGTCATGGACCGCGGCGCGATTGCCGCCGAAGGGGCCATAGCAGACTTGAATCAAAATCTTGTGAAGCAATACTTGACGGTATGA